From a region of the Pseudanabaena sp. ABRG5-3 genome:
- a CDS encoding peptidylprolyl isomerase yields the protein MVTSLMMVFAIATQPSMAALPTKSAIKDPRVILRNALPIENEVLRDVQRTLEQMPRQANLKRWSSLKKDIETVVQTLSQNKADLIAAANSDRQATVTEHLASLEKALVPLQEAIEIKDRNNVKALSEKSLDYVGLVESDLIKEFPFAVPAQYASLPQLKGRALVELTTEKGNAIITVDGYNAPVNAGQFIDLVQKHFYDGLTFTRADENYYLQTGDPDGAADGYVDPKTKQYRTVPIEVRLPDQKAPSYGKTFEETGLSGVVPVLPFAAFGTVAMAHPNDNPNAGSSQFFIYLFESELTPAGLNLLDGNYTVFGYVTDGKETLDKLRLGDKILSARVISGAENLVK from the coding sequence ATGGTGACATCTTTAATGATGGTATTTGCGATCGCCACCCAACCGAGTATGGCAGCATTACCCACTAAAAGTGCAATTAAAGATCCTCGGGTTATTTTGCGAAATGCCCTTCCAATCGAGAATGAAGTATTGCGTGATGTCCAACGCACGTTAGAGCAAATGCCCCGCCAAGCAAACCTGAAGCGGTGGAGCAGTCTCAAAAAAGATATCGAAACTGTTGTACAAACCCTCAGTCAAAATAAAGCGGATTTAATTGCCGCCGCAAATAGCGATCGCCAAGCAACTGTGACTGAACATTTAGCTAGTTTAGAAAAAGCCCTTGTGCCATTACAGGAAGCGATCGAGATCAAGGATCGCAATAATGTTAAGGCTTTGTCCGAAAAGTCTTTGGACTATGTAGGACTAGTGGAATCGGATCTGATCAAAGAGTTTCCCTTTGCTGTTCCTGCTCAATATGCCAGCTTGCCTCAACTTAAAGGACGCGCACTAGTCGAGCTAACCACCGAAAAGGGCAATGCCATCATTACCGTTGATGGTTACAACGCCCCAGTCAACGCAGGTCAATTTATCGACCTTGTACAGAAGCACTTTTATGATGGGCTGACCTTTACCAGAGCTGATGAAAATTACTATCTGCAAACAGGCGATCCCGATGGTGCAGCCGATGGCTATGTCGATCCAAAGACCAAGCAATATCGAACTGTGCCAATCGAAGTGCGCTTGCCCGATCAGAAAGCCCCAAGCTATGGCAAAACCTTTGAAGAAACTGGTTTGTCTGGAGTTGTGCCTGTGTTGCCTTTTGCCGCTTTCGGCACAGTGGCTATGGCGCATCCTAACGATAATCCTAATGCTGGTTCCTCCCAATTTTTTATCTACCTGTTTGAGTCAGAACTTACACCCGCAGGCTTAAATTTGCTGGATGGTAACTACACTGTTTTTGGTTATGTCACCGATGGCAAGGAAACTTTGGATAAACTAAGACTAGGTGACAAAATTTTGTCGGCTCGTGTCATTAGTGGCGCTGAGAATTTAGTTAAGTAA
- a CDS encoding MoaD/ThiS family protein — protein sequence MTASTPENIQVTVKLFAIFQEVFATDEISISLETGTTVSQIFDRLVEQHPNLEQWRSLTRYAVNLSFVEPCTVIKHGDEVALIPPVSGG from the coding sequence ATGACTGCATCAACTCCTGAAAATATTCAGGTCACGGTTAAACTATTCGCGATTTTTCAAGAAGTATTTGCTACTGATGAGATTTCTATAAGCCTTGAAACAGGCACTACGGTATCGCAAATATTTGATCGCTTAGTAGAACAGCACCCGAACCTCGAACAATGGCGATCGCTAACCCGTTATGCAGTTAATTTAAGCTTCGTAGAGCCATGCACAGTGATCAAACATGGTGATGAAGTAGCGCTGATTCCCCCTGTTAGTGGTGGTTAA
- a CDS encoding DnaJ C-terminal domain-containing protein — MQNFRNYYEILGVPKTATADEIKRSYRRLARKYHPDLNPNDKAAEERFKDIGEAYEVLSDTTKRQQYDRFGQYWKQGGFQGSGGRAPSSREPYTPDFERGGYTGDVDFSQYNDFQEFVDQLLGKFRTNERAQDTGGASSYRTSTQAPPRPNPRRDSEAVLELPLERAYVGGRERIRLEDGRSLEVNMPAGVLSGQRIRLKGQGASGGDLYLKIILKPHPFFTLEGSDIRCQLPISPSESVLGVQVEVPTLSGLVKLTIPPAVKSGQQLRLSGKGFPKDARTFGDQYVEIQIVVPKNPSNRERELYEQLLKVQSFDPRENLLKK, encoded by the coding sequence ATGCAAAACTTTCGCAATTACTATGAAATCCTCGGTGTACCGAAGACAGCTACGGCTGACGAAATCAAGCGCTCCTATCGCAGGTTAGCGCGGAAATATCATCCCGACCTGAATCCCAATGACAAGGCAGCCGAAGAACGCTTCAAAGATATTGGTGAAGCCTATGAGGTACTGTCTGACACCACGAAGCGGCAACAGTATGATCGCTTTGGGCAATATTGGAAACAAGGTGGATTCCAAGGATCAGGCGGACGTGCTCCCTCCTCCCGCGAACCCTACACGCCCGACTTTGAACGTGGTGGCTACACAGGCGATGTGGACTTTAGCCAATACAACGATTTCCAAGAATTTGTTGATCAATTGCTGGGCAAATTCCGCACCAACGAACGCGCCCAAGATACAGGTGGTGCATCCTCCTATCGCACCAGTACCCAAGCCCCACCCCGTCCCAATCCTCGCCGCGATTCGGAAGCAGTCTTAGAATTACCCCTCGAACGTGCCTATGTCGGTGGTCGTGAAAGAATCCGCCTCGAAGATGGGCGATCGCTAGAGGTCAATATGCCCGCAGGTGTCCTCTCTGGTCAAAGAATTCGCCTCAAGGGACAAGGTGCATCAGGTGGCGATCTCTATCTGAAAATCATCCTTAAACCCCATCCTTTCTTTACCCTTGAAGGTTCTGATATTCGCTGTCAATTACCGATTTCTCCTAGTGAATCTGTTTTGGGTGTGCAAGTGGAAGTACCAACCCTAAGCGGATTAGTCAAACTGACGATTCCACCTGCGGTGAAGTCAGGGCAGCAATTACGCCTTTCTGGTAAAGGATTCCCTAAAGATGCCAGAACCTTTGGCGATCAGTATGTAGAAATCCAGATTGTCGTTCCCAAAAATCCAAGCAATCGAGAAAGAGAACTTTACGAACAATTGCTCAAAGTTCAATCCTTCGATCCGCGTGAAAATTTACTAAAAAAATAA
- a CDS encoding PAS domain S-box protein codes for MTDAGIDPKVDHGSNMPMDESDLSALQSDRLLRSIMENVADLIAVIDARGYRIYNSPSYQRVLGYSSTELQGTWAYDKIHPDDQAQVVKAAEETLKTGVGKVLEYRMQHKDGTWRILQSSGSVMRDEQGNVQNIVIVAHDISDRKMEQWERRRAETELERSRQSYKDLVRREEMLNRRLASQIRNSLDLNTIIATAVNEVQDLLLIDLCNFFWYVPDTDPPEFQLVHFATTESARIADPTYPLTQLTTVGQRLLKQEIIQIQSIYTNLELDDLSRDLLAERGFTSQLLVPIKTRSQKLGVIVAAHCRGSRPWIADEVELLQAVANQLAIAIDQAELFDSVHANAAASKAQALKLKNALADLQKTQSQLIQTEKMSSLGQLVAGVAHEINNPVNFIYGNLNYTNRFVQSLLGLIELYRQSYPEPTPEIASFLEEIDFEFLQEDLPKMLTSMKIGAERIRQIVLSLRNFSRTDQEGRKPFNIHEGLDSTLLILQNRFKAYGDRPAINLTKHYGNIPMVYAYAGQLNQVFMNILSNAIDAIDEGLHHKDLASEISIITELKQPTVEAQQPTVVIRIADNGQGIPENIRQKLFDPFFTTKPVGKGTGLGLSISYQIVVEKHQGKLECFSTFGEGTEFRIEIPIGMPA; via the coding sequence ATGACGGATGCAGGTATTGATCCCAAAGTAGATCATGGCTCAAATATGCCGATGGATGAATCTGACCTATCAGCTTTACAGAGCGATCGCCTCCTTCGGTCGATCATGGAAAATGTTGCCGATTTAATTGCTGTGATCGATGCAAGAGGGTATCGCATCTACAATAGCCCCTCCTATCAAAGGGTTTTGGGCTATTCCTCCACAGAACTGCAAGGTACATGGGCTTACGACAAAATTCACCCTGATGATCAGGCACAAGTGGTAAAGGCGGCGGAAGAGACTTTAAAAACAGGGGTGGGCAAGGTTTTAGAATATCGAATGCAGCACAAGGACGGGACTTGGCGCATTTTGCAATCTTCGGGGAGTGTGATGCGTGATGAGCAGGGCAATGTGCAAAATATCGTAATTGTTGCCCATGATATTAGCGATCGCAAAATGGAGCAGTGGGAACGTCGCCGTGCTGAGACGGAGCTAGAGCGATCGCGCCAAAGCTACAAAGATTTAGTCAGGCGCGAGGAAATGTTAAACCGTCGTCTGGCTAGCCAGATTCGCAATTCCCTTGATTTAAATACAATTATTGCGACAGCCGTTAATGAAGTACAGGATTTATTGCTGATTGATTTGTGTAATTTCTTTTGGTATGTGCCTGATACCGATCCCCCAGAATTTCAGTTAGTCCATTTTGCCACTACTGAAAGCGCACGCATAGCTGACCCGACCTATCCTCTAACCCAATTAACTACAGTTGGTCAGCGCTTACTCAAGCAAGAGATTATTCAAATTCAATCGATTTATACCAACTTGGAATTGGATGATCTCAGTCGGGATCTGCTAGCAGAGAGGGGATTTACTTCGCAGTTACTAGTACCAATTAAAACCCGATCACAAAAATTAGGCGTAATTGTGGCGGCTCATTGCCGAGGTAGTCGTCCTTGGATTGCCGATGAAGTGGAGTTATTGCAAGCGGTGGCAAACCAATTAGCGATCGCGATCGATCAAGCGGAGCTATTTGACTCGGTACATGCAAATGCGGCTGCCTCGAAAGCCCAAGCCCTCAAACTCAAAAATGCCCTTGCAGATCTCCAGAAGACTCAAAGTCAGCTCATCCAAACCGAAAAAATGTCCAGTCTAGGGCAGTTGGTTGCAGGAGTCGCCCATGAAATTAATAATCCTGTGAACTTTATCTATGGCAACCTCAACTATACAAATCGGTTTGTCCAAAGTTTACTAGGGCTGATCGAGTTGTATCGCCAAAGCTATCCAGAGCCAACTCCCGAAATTGCCAGTTTCTTAGAGGAGATTGATTTTGAGTTTCTCCAAGAGGATCTCCCGAAAATGCTGACATCGATGAAAATTGGGGCGGAACGGATTCGCCAAATCGTGCTGTCTTTGCGAAATTTCTCCCGCACCGATCAAGAGGGACGCAAGCCCTTTAATATCCATGAAGGTTTAGATAGCACCCTCTTGATTTTGCAAAATCGCTTTAAAGCCTATGGTGATCGCCCTGCCATTAATTTAACTAAACATTATGGGAATATTCCAATGGTGTATGCCTATGCGGGGCAACTCAATCAGGTATTTATGAATATTTTAAGCAATGCCATTGATGCGATCGATGAGGGACTGCATCACAAGGATCTGGCTAGTGAAATTTCGATCATTACGGAACTGAAACAACCAACAGTAGAGGCGCAGCAGCCAACGGTCGTAATTCGGATTGCCGATAATGGGCAAGGCATTCCTGAAAATATTCGCCAAAAACTCTTTGACCCATTTTTTACAACTAAGCCTGTGGGTAAAGGCACAGGGCTAGGTTTATCAATTAGCTATCAAATTGTAGTTGAGAAGCATCAGGGTAAATTGGAATGCTTCTCAACTTTTGGGGAAGGCACTGAGTTTCGGATTGAAATTCCGATAGGTATGCCAGCTTAG
- a CDS encoding DsbA family protein, whose translation MRLKPYFLPALVALLLVATSCTSLGQSANAQLSDAQFEAKVLEIIRKNPQVILDSVQAYQRSQAQKEEQARDKVLAQIRQEPRLLLRNAPVTGSTSQKIILAEFSDFECPYCAKAHEVVKEFMAKNGNDVTLVYKHFPLKEIHAQAEPAALASWAAFQQGKFWEYHNALFEQQSKLGEEFYVELAKNLKLDIDKFNRDRKSNEAKEAIKKDFELGKSLGVRGTPSFLVNGTFFSGVPDLKSLEELIAQIKAGK comes from the coding sequence ATGCGTCTCAAACCCTATTTCCTACCTGCCTTAGTTGCGCTCTTATTGGTCGCTACAAGTTGTACCTCTTTAGGACAATCGGCTAATGCTCAATTGTCCGATGCTCAGTTTGAAGCAAAAGTTTTAGAGATTATTCGTAAAAATCCACAGGTGATTTTGGATTCAGTACAGGCTTATCAAAGATCGCAAGCTCAAAAGGAAGAGCAGGCTCGCGATAAGGTACTAGCACAAATCCGCCAAGAACCACGTTTGTTACTTCGTAATGCACCCGTAACAGGTTCAACTAGTCAGAAAATTATTCTGGCGGAATTCTCTGATTTTGAATGTCCTTATTGTGCGAAGGCTCATGAAGTGGTGAAGGAATTCATGGCAAAAAATGGTAATGATGTCACTTTGGTGTACAAGCATTTTCCACTTAAGGAAATTCATGCACAGGCAGAACCTGCTGCGCTTGCGTCATGGGCTGCTTTCCAACAAGGCAAGTTTTGGGAATACCATAATGCTTTATTCGAGCAACAGAGTAAATTGGGCGAAGAGTTTTATGTGGAATTAGCCAAGAATTTAAAACTTGATATCGATAAATTTAATCGCGATCGCAAGAGCAATGAAGCTAAGGAAGCGATTAAGAAAGATTTTGAACTTGGTAAGTCTTTGGGAGTACGCGGTACACCTTCGTTTTTGGTCAATGGCACATTTTTCTCTGGAGTTCCCGATCTCAAGAGTTTAGAAGAGTTAATTGCTCAAATTAAAGCAGGTAAATAA
- a CDS encoding phospholipid carrier-dependent glycosyltransferase, translating into MSNWREQKTITPLARLTDRLIWLSEHPVFGVMAIALVAFGTRFWNIDGTADIVFDEVYYPKFAQNYLRGEPLFDAHPPLAKYIIALGIQLLGYAPLGYRCMTALAGSLLPLITYEFVWQLSDRRSWAWLTGWFIAMDGLLLVESRFGLINIYILLFGMLSQLCMVLALKRSRQRWFWTIITGLMLGASVSVKWTGLAYIIGIVAIAGYAWSRYRQTLNAAQIVIGLIIVPIAFYFAQWIPHLMINPERDIWELHRQIIGFHQNLGVGKTEPIHPYCSPWWSWVLLIRPIAYFFENRPNSMVEFVHAMGNPFLYWLSAIALLLCLSFVIASKFRFPPKAIAQIPLRERSQLFWLMFYVTASFLAHWLPWSLSKRCIFLYHYMPASVFAFAALALLVSLLWRSPLPHIRAISGGIFAIVAIAFLFWLPIYIGLPISSGYLPMLMWLRSWI; encoded by the coding sequence ATGAGCAATTGGAGAGAACAAAAAACTATTACTCCCCTTGCTCGTTTAACCGATCGCTTGATTTGGCTATCGGAGCATCCTGTATTTGGAGTAATGGCGATCGCATTGGTTGCCTTTGGGACAAGATTTTGGAATATTGATGGCACAGCCGATATTGTTTTTGATGAGGTTTACTATCCTAAGTTTGCTCAAAACTATCTCCGTGGTGAGCCTCTATTCGACGCGCATCCACCCCTAGCGAAATACATCATTGCTTTAGGGATTCAACTTTTGGGTTATGCGCCCTTGGGCTATCGCTGCATGACGGCGCTAGCGGGTTCGTTGCTACCCTTAATTACCTATGAATTTGTGTGGCAACTGAGCGATCGCCGCAGTTGGGCGTGGCTGACGGGTTGGTTTATTGCGATGGATGGGTTGTTATTGGTGGAGTCACGATTTGGCTTGATCAATATTTACATCTTGCTATTCGGGATGCTTAGCCAGTTATGTATGGTCTTAGCCCTGAAGCGATCGCGACAACGTTGGTTCTGGACGATCATTACGGGCTTGATGCTAGGTGCATCGGTGAGTGTGAAATGGACAGGCTTGGCTTATATCATCGGCATTGTGGCGATCGCGGGTTACGCATGGTCACGTTATCGCCAAACCTTAAATGCGGCTCAGATCGTCATTGGGTTAATCATTGTGCCGATCGCTTTCTATTTCGCGCAGTGGATTCCCCATTTGATGATTAATCCTGAGCGCGATATTTGGGAATTGCATCGCCAGATCATTGGTTTTCATCAAAACTTAGGAGTCGGTAAAACTGAACCCATTCATCCCTACTGTTCGCCTTGGTGGAGTTGGGTGTTATTAATTCGCCCGATCGCTTACTTTTTTGAAAACCGTCCCAATAGCATGGTGGAATTTGTTCATGCGATGGGCAATCCCTTTTTATATTGGCTCAGTGCGATCGCCTTGCTACTTTGCCTCAGTTTTGTCATTGCCTCGAAATTTAGGTTTCCCCCTAAAGCCATAGCCCAGATACCATTGCGGGAGCGATCGCAATTATTTTGGCTGATGTTTTATGTAACTGCTAGTTTCTTAGCCCATTGGTTGCCTTGGAGCTTGAGCAAACGCTGCATTTTTTTGTATCACTATATGCCTGCCTCCGTATTTGCCTTTGCGGCTCTTGCCCTTTTGGTATCGCTCCTGTGGCGATCGCCTTTGCCCCATATTCGAGCGATCAGTGGTGGGATTTTTGCAATTGTGGCGATCGCCTTTTTATTCTGGTTGCCGATTTATATCGGTTTACCGATCTCCTCAGGTTATTTGCCCATGTTAATGTGGTTGCGTAGCTGGATCTAA
- a CDS encoding ATP-binding protein: MNTPKISEEISMKDWQALQQEVKELRMEVSRLQMENSDLENSLLTAIEHGDLVEEELLEVNKRLKSEIIERKMAQATLQSILEIVYRDKSDLEIMLATATEHGDAIEYEQYNRAVETMRQSEEQFRAIAESTSMAMLVSNISNGVISYANTSAGTMLHRESHDLIQQSIADLFYLASEWNQLQQQFLQTQSVRDYEIRLCKANREPIWVLASLHLLWLKGEQVLLSTFYDITLLKNTEIALRDSEAKLREQANLLEHRVEERTRDLQQAKEAAEAASRSKAAFLANMSHELRTPLNAILGFAQLMLYDQELNAQHQSDLQTICNSGNHLLTMINDILEMSKLEAGSVMLKAKECNFYDIVDTARDMLSLKAQEKELLLDFKIAPDVPAYIYIDEGKLRQVLINLIGNAIKFTNTGHIYVRVFPEIVNTGDGDSSETSQYLYFEVEDTGLGISEAEQKTLFQPFVQTASGRRSQEGTGLGLSISHNYVKLMGGDMSVTSKLGEGSTFRFHIPLKSLDLFDEDLTTKSSNRVIGIEGNPSYRILIAEDIRLNRQLLNRILSPLGFEVREVSNGQDAIALWQNWSPHLIWMDVRMPILNGHEAASAIREIESKRKISASQKVRIIALTANLVDLREEDLYLHGFDGLIAKPFTEDKIFSKMAEYLNLKYIYSQTSIL; the protein is encoded by the coding sequence ATGAATACCCCCAAGATTTCTGAAGAAATATCAATGAAAGACTGGCAAGCTCTTCAGCAAGAGGTCAAAGAATTACGGATGGAAGTCAGCCGACTTCAGATGGAAAATTCTGATCTAGAAAACTCTTTATTAACGGCAATTGAACATGGTGACCTCGTAGAAGAAGAGTTGTTAGAAGTTAATAAAAGATTAAAAAGTGAAATTATTGAACGCAAGATGGCCCAGGCTACCTTGCAATCCATCCTAGAAATTGTCTACCGCGATAAAAGTGATCTCGAAATCATGTTAGCGACAGCAACAGAACATGGTGATGCGATCGAGTACGAGCAGTACAATCGCGCCGTTGAGACAATGCGCCAAAGCGAAGAACAATTTCGGGCGATCGCTGAATCTACCAGTATGGCAATGCTGGTCAGCAATATCTCTAATGGAGTAATCTCCTATGCTAATACTAGTGCTGGCACGATGCTACATAGAGAATCTCACGATCTGATCCAGCAATCTATCGCCGACCTTTTTTATCTAGCATCAGAATGGAATCAGCTACAGCAGCAATTCTTGCAAACTCAAAGTGTGCGCGATTATGAAATTCGTCTTTGCAAAGCAAATCGGGAACCGATCTGGGTACTAGCTTCACTACATTTACTCTGGCTCAAAGGTGAACAAGTTTTACTCAGTACCTTCTATGACATTACTTTACTCAAAAATACAGAAATTGCCCTACGCGATTCAGAAGCCAAATTGAGAGAACAGGCAAACCTATTAGAGCATCGTGTTGAGGAACGTACCCGCGATCTCCAGCAAGCAAAAGAAGCAGCAGAGGCAGCAAGTCGTTCTAAGGCAGCATTTTTGGCAAATATGAGTCATGAATTGCGAACTCCCCTCAATGCCATTCTGGGCTTCGCGCAACTGATGTTGTATGACCAAGAACTCAATGCCCAACATCAATCGGATCTCCAGACTATCTGTAATAGCGGTAATCATCTCCTCACAATGATTAACGACATCTTAGAAATGTCCAAGCTAGAAGCTGGAAGTGTCATGTTGAAAGCCAAGGAATGCAATTTCTATGACATTGTTGATACTGCCAGAGACATGTTATCTCTGAAAGCTCAAGAAAAAGAATTGTTATTGGATTTTAAGATTGCTCCTGATGTACCTGCTTATATTTATATCGATGAAGGTAAATTACGCCAAGTTTTAATTAATCTGATTGGCAATGCCATTAAGTTCACCAATACAGGTCACATTTATGTCCGAGTTTTTCCAGAAATAGTCAATACAGGAGATGGTGACAGTTCGGAAACTAGTCAATACCTTTATTTTGAAGTTGAAGATACAGGTTTAGGTATATCTGAAGCAGAACAAAAAACGCTATTTCAACCATTTGTTCAAACCGCATCTGGTCGGCGATCGCAAGAAGGTACTGGGCTAGGTCTATCGATTAGTCATAACTATGTGAAGCTAATGGGTGGAGACATGTCCGTAACTAGTAAATTAGGGGAAGGCTCTACCTTTAGATTTCATATTCCCTTAAAATCTCTCGATCTCTTTGATGAAGATTTAACTACTAAGTCATCAAATCGAGTAATTGGTATTGAGGGGAATCCATCCTATCGTATTCTCATTGCTGAAGATATCCGTCTGAATCGCCAACTTTTAAATAGAATTCTATCGCCTTTGGGCTTTGAAGTCCGTGAAGTGAGCAATGGTCAAGATGCGATCGCCCTTTGGCAAAATTGGTCGCCACACCTGATTTGGATGGATGTCAGAATGCCGATATTAAATGGACATGAAGCAGCATCAGCGATTAGAGAAATTGAATCAAAGAGAAAAATTTCAGCCTCTCAAAAAGTTCGGATCATTGCCCTAACTGCAAATCTTGTTGATCTTAGGGAAGAGGATTTGTATCTTCATGGATTCGATGGACTGATTGCTAAACCATTCACAGAAGATAAGATCTTTTCAAAAATGGCTGAGTATTTAAATCTGAAATATATCTACAGTCAGACCAGTATTTTGTAA
- a CDS encoding CRR6 family NdhI maturation factor, translated as MSTIIYINQACIESLDITPAKIAIEKLLANWDETPESDRQFQIELVWDKEDGDPRELSEISEVRLWFVRLDATYPWFSYLLDWRLELSRYAAMLVPHEFKREGDGYVLQYNPEALELFVMQKVFTISLWLKSRGIESTAKLQQMTQSLGYEIDSTFFNLL; from the coding sequence ATGTCTACCATCATCTATATCAATCAAGCCTGCATTGAATCCCTCGATATTACTCCTGCCAAAATTGCGATCGAGAAGTTATTAGCCAATTGGGATGAAACTCCAGAAAGCGATCGCCAATTTCAAATCGAACTTGTATGGGATAAGGAAGATGGCGACCCTCGCGAATTATCGGAAATCTCAGAAGTCCGTCTCTGGTTTGTGCGTCTTGATGCGACCTATCCTTGGTTTAGCTATCTCCTCGATTGGCGTTTAGAACTCAGTCGCTATGCAGCGATGCTGGTTCCCCACGAATTCAAGCGCGAAGGTGATGGCTATGTGTTGCAATACAATCCTGAAGCACTGGAGCTTTTTGTGATGCAGAAGGTTTTCACGATTTCGCTTTGGCTCAAGTCACGCGGTATTGAAAGTACGGCAAAGTTACAACAAATGACTCAAAGCCTCGGCTATGAGATAGATTCAACATTTTTTAACCTTTTGTAA
- a CDS encoding PhoH family protein, with translation MGTPRNEPYIFSLPTPSSAIALAGNREENLKLLAEEIGVRLVMRGQDLLIDGTPEQISLCEQVIKALKPLWSQENAIAAVDIRAARQAIAEERTTEWRDRATISRNRRGDTIQPRTYRQQQYVQAIETHDLIFGVGPAGTGKTYLAAVAAVNALQSNKFERIILTRPAVEAGESLGFLPGDLQQKIDPYLRPLYDAMHEMIGAEKVPQLMERGIIEVAPLAYMRGRTLSNSFIIVDEAQNTTAAQMKMVLTRLGFRSRMVVTGDITQIDLPRHQKSGLVIAMNILKGVQGVSFNFFDKTDVVRHPLVHNIIAAYEDAENNTAQEQ, from the coding sequence ATGGGTACTCCCCGCAACGAACCGTACATTTTTAGTCTGCCAACTCCTAGTAGTGCGATCGCCCTTGCAGGCAATCGTGAGGAAAATCTGAAACTACTTGCCGAAGAAATCGGTGTACGGCTAGTAATGCGGGGACAAGACCTATTAATTGATGGCACACCTGAGCAGATTAGCCTCTGTGAACAGGTGATCAAAGCCCTCAAGCCTCTATGGTCACAGGAAAATGCGATCGCCGCAGTCGATATTCGGGCTGCAAGACAAGCGATCGCTGAGGAACGTACTACTGAATGGCGCGATCGGGCCACAATTTCCCGTAACCGCCGTGGCGATACGATCCAACCCCGTACCTATCGCCAGCAGCAATATGTGCAAGCCATTGAGACCCATGACTTAATCTTTGGTGTGGGACCTGCGGGTACGGGCAAAACCTACCTCGCCGCCGTTGCTGCGGTCAATGCTCTACAAAGCAATAAATTTGAAAGAATTATCCTCACCCGTCCTGCTGTCGAAGCAGGCGAAAGTCTTGGCTTTCTCCCTGGGGATTTACAACAAAAAATTGATCCCTACCTGCGTCCTCTATACGATGCCATGCACGAAATGATCGGCGCAGAGAAGGTGCCCCAACTCATGGAACGGGGCATTATCGAAGTCGCACCCCTTGCCTATATGCGTGGGCGTACCCTCAGCAATTCCTTCATCATCGTTGACGAGGCGCAAAATACCACGGCTGCTCAAATGAAAATGGTCTTAACTCGATTAGGTTTTAGATCGCGGATGGTCGTAACAGGTGACATTACCCAGATCGATTTGCCACGCCATCAAAAATCTGGTCTAGTCATCGCCATGAATATTCTTAAAGGTGTACAAGGCGTTTCCTTTAACTTTTTTGATAAAACGGATGTGGTGCGTCATCCCCTAGTGCATAACATCATCGCAGCCTATGAAGATGCCGAAAATAATACTGCCCAAGAACAATAA
- a CDS encoding DUF2949 domain-containing protein, whose product MNYQSQTYAIASRQEDLERHLLEASVVDGEQLAVAKRWQERQEGPLLMILLQLSFIDLHQFSGLLDWSGHGRMDTSY is encoded by the coding sequence ATGAATTATCAATCCCAGACATACGCGATCGCTAGTCGCCAAGAAGATTTAGAACGACACCTGCTTGAGGCATCAGTTGTTGATGGAGAGCAGTTGGCGGTTGCCAAACGCTGGCAAGAACGCCAAGAGGGGCCTTTGTTAATGATTTTGTTACAGCTTAGTTTTATTGACTTACATCAGTTTAGTGGCTTACTAGATTGGTCTGGTCATGGGCGGATGGATACTAGTTATTAG